One region of Armigeres subalbatus isolate Guangzhou_Male chromosome 3, GZ_Asu_2, whole genome shotgun sequence genomic DNA includes:
- the LOC134226945 gene encoding probable cytochrome P450 28a5 — MWWTVVGILGGFLGAVYLFLTWNFNKWTKLGVKGPKPKVLFGNIPSLLTQKQHIYYEYQKMYNDFKNEPAVGYFAVRTPLLMVRDPELIKEVLIKGFRYFAANDFSDVVDEKSDPLFSRNPFSLSGEKWKTRRAEITPAFTNNRIKALSSLMDEVCVKMTEYVNKNNAKAIDTKELMAKYTTDVVSNCVFAIDAQSFSKDKPEIREMGRRIMDFNFAAQIILLITTFLPSVKKFYKFSFVSREVEDFFIRIMKDAIRHRKQNNIVRNDYLDHLLTLQEKKEITEIDMAGHGVSFFADGFETSSLVMAYCLFDLATHPEIQNRLRKEIRSVQAAKGGINYDSIGDMTYLDQVLNESLRLHPIIPVLAKRCTESTVLIGSKGKQIPVSEGTSVVVPYFVQLDSQYYDEPDKYNPERFSPENGGGKQYKEQGVYFPFSEGPRMCLGMRFAVAQLKRGLVEIIDKFEVSLNGKTQVPLKFEPKMFMLYPIGGIWLDYKTIK, encoded by the exons ATGTGGTGGACAGTTGTTGGGATATTGGGTGGCTTCCTTGGTGCCGTTTATTTGTTCCTGACATGGAATTTCAACAAGTGGACGAAGTTGGGTGTTAAAGGACCCAAGCCGAAAGTTCTGTTTGGAAATATTCCAAGTCTTTTAACGCAGAAACAGCATATTTACTATGAGTACCAAAAAATGTACAA TGATTTCAAAAATGAACCCGCGGTTGGTTATTTCGCCGTTCGAACGCCTCTGTTGATGGTACGGGATCCAGAACTGATCAAGGAAGTCCTCATAAAAGGATTCCGCTACTTTGCGGCAAACGATTTTTCCGATGTCGTGGATGAGAAGTCCGACCCACTGTTCTCGAGAAACCCATTCAGCTTGTCCGGCGAGAAATGGAAGACACGACGAGCGGAAATCACACCGGCTTTCACCAACAACCGA ATAAAAGCGCTTTCGTCTCTTATGGATGAAGTGTGTGTAAAAATGACTGAATATGTCAATAAAAACAACGCGAAGGCCATTGATACAAAGGAg CTAATGGCAAAATACACCACTGATGTCGTTTCTAACTGCGTATTTGCAATCGATGCTCAGTCATTTTCCAAGGATAAGCCTGAAATACGAGAAATGGGTAGACGTATAATGGATTTCAACTTCGCTGCCCaaattattttgttaataaccACATTTTTGCCATCAGTCAAAAAGTTCtacaaattttcatttgtttctcGAGAAGTGGAAGACTTTTTTATTCGCATAATGAAAGACGCCATCCGTCATCGCAAGCAAAACAACATCGTCCGAAACGACTACTTAGACCACTTACTTACGCtacaggagaaaaaagaaattaCGGAAATTGACATGGCAGGCCATGGCGTATCGTTCTTCGCGGACGGGTTTGAGACATCCAGCCTGGTAATGGCATATTGCCTCTTCGATTTGGCAACTCATCCTGAAATACAGAACCGACTAAGGAAGGAAATCCGAAGCGTACAAGCTGCCAAAGGAGGCATCAATTATGACAGCATTGGCGATATGACCTATCTCGATCAAGTCCTGAACGAATCGCTACGACTCCACCCTATTATTCCTGTGTTGGCAAAACGATGCACTGAAAGCACCGTACTGATAGGATCAAAAGGAAAGCAAATACCagtttcagaaggaacttccgttgtCGTTCCCTACTTTGTCCAACTTGATTCACAGTACTATGACGAGCCTGATAAATACAACCCAGAGAGATTCTCGCCGGAAAATGGAGGAGGCAAACAATACAAAGAACAAGGCGTTTATTTCCCGTTCAGCGAAGGACCCCGGATGTGTCTAGGAATGCGGTTTGCTGTTGCCCAGCTGAAAAGGGGGCTTGTGGAGATAATAGACAAATTTGAAGTATCGCTAAACGGGAAGACCCAGGTTCCTTTGAAATTTGAGCCAAAAATGTTTATGCTGTACCCCATTGGTGGCATCTGGTTGGACTATAAAACAATCAAATAG